AACCAGAGGTCATAGTCCCTAGCGACGCGAAACGTCAGGTGGTCATTTTGGCGGTTGTTGCGTCCTACGTACAGGTCAAAGCCGCTAGGAGTGCGATAGTGATAAAATGCCGCTTCTGACCCAGGGGTCGATCGGCGGTGAGTGTAGCCTGTATCGTCCAAATATCCTTGCTGGATTAGCTCATCACGAATTTCTTCTAGGGCAACAAGGTTTTGGTTGTGATCATCAGCCTCTAACTGCATGAGAGCAACCTCGACCTGTTCTAAGTAGTGAATTTCTGCTTGCACTGCTGTGAGCAAAGGAATAATGGCATCCTGTGCCCGTCGTAACTTTTGATGTTGCTTATAGAGGGCTTGAGCATTTTGCACAGCATTTTTCTCTGGATCAAGAGGAATAGTGATAGGCTCACCAGTCGAGAAGTCTGGTAGGGTAATGCGGGTCATTCCTGGTTGCCAAGCATGGAGGTGCGCCATGAGTAAATCTGCCTGGTTACGGAATTGATCGGCTTGGTCAGCTTGCGTGAGGCGCTGCTGGAACCCATCAGCCTTGGTGCGCAGCTTGGCCAAGAGGCCACTCAGTTTTTGACTAAGGTGATGATGCAATTGTTGAAACTGCTGCTGACTGAGGCGATCGCTATAGTACTCATCCAGTAGGGTATGAATACTGGTCACGGGTGTGCTGATGTCCCAGCCAACTACTGTATAGCCTGTAGATGTCCATCCCGGCTGAAAGGATTGGCTAGCTAATTGTTGTAGCCATTGTTGCCATTGCTGCCATAGTCGTTCCCAATCCTGCCCAGTGAGGGTATTAGTTGATTGCTCCGGATCCAGACTTGCTGATCGCGCCATTGCTGTGATCAGAGGTGTACTTAGACCCCGGTAGGTCTTCAGGAGATTTCTCCG
The sequence above is drawn from the Cyanobacteriota bacterium genome and encodes:
- a CDS encoding NFACT family protein → AAHQVSAQQSRLRPIQTGDPYEPPPRLTEAIPTLEESQSQWQERVTLIPGTLRRNLLKTYRGLSTPLITAMARSASLDPEQSTNTLTGQDWERLWQQWQQWLQQLASQSFQPGWTSTGYTVVGWDISTPVTSIHTLLDEYYSDRLSQQQFQQLHHHLSQKLSGLLAKLRTKADGFQQRLTQADQADQFRNQADLLMAHLHAWQPGMTRITLPDFSTGEPITIPLDPEKNAVQNAQALYKQHQKLRRAQDAIIPLLTAVQAEIHYLEQVEVALMQLEADDHNQNLVALEEIRDELIQQGYLDDTGYTHRRSTPGSEAAFYHYRTPSGFDLYVGRNNRQNDHLTFRVARDYDLWFHTQEIPGSHVLLRPSPGANITDADLQYAADITAYHSRARYSDQVPIVYTAPKHVYKPKGAKPGIAVYRQETVIWGKPCRSQPFSNQTPATIDMTPANYKG